From one Drosophila subpulchrella strain 33 F10 #4 breed RU33 chromosome 3L, RU_Dsub_v1.1 Primary Assembly, whole genome shotgun sequence genomic stretch:
- the LOC119553601 gene encoding uncharacterized protein LOC119553601 isoform X1 encodes MRFLALSTLLLATLALSQAQQSGGLAVEHRSRAAPLVFEEHPYYGGLRGQLLQLRPQRDGTLGSYILQRQQPQLRAVPRDTDDTITVSAASISATADGSGASSSSSSISASASDFNRIQLAAARLVAIQELAKRKGSFSEEDNKVYASSLLELGQAAQSLAMLQQTGQIKDFSVLLQPDTFGNPQTQPSNFGLEATNNPADQKIDEQKLDEVTEQQFSPDEQFLPPNNEDPYEDVNDSVSVMAPKKDAAVAEAKPVGLSIAGEGGVASSKPNAVALSGRNGLAVASPKATAIAGVSPEEAAAFSISLPTRNQLVIKSPNLAAEKASEDYDYNDMPLNLARFPLTRETPQHMVPVRISGGDSLVERWRTAIAEDYAARQAQTKVATAHPTPFIRMAPKRRLHSE; translated from the exons ATGCGCTTCCTTGCT CTTTCAACACTGCTCCTGGCCACTTTGGCCCTCAGCCAGGCCCAACAATCCGGTGGACTGGCGGTCGA ACACAGATCGCGGGCGGCACCGCTGGTCTTCGAGGAGCATCCCTACTATGGAGGATTAAGGGGTCAGCTCCTCCAGTTGCGTCCGCAAAGGGATGGCACTTTGGGCAGCTACATCCTGCAGCGCCAACAGCCCCAGCTGAGGGCTGTTCCCAGGGATACCGATGACACCATCACCGTTTCGGCGGCCAGCATCTCTGCCACCGCCGATGGCAGTGGAGCCAGTAGCTCCAGCAGCTCGATCTCGGCCAGCGCCAGTGACTTCAATCGCATCCAGTTGGCCGCCGCTCGACTGGTGGCCATTCAGGAGCTGGCCAAGCGCAAGGGTTCCTTCAGCGAGGAGGACAACAAGGTCTATGCCAGCAGCCTGCTGGAACTGGGCCAGGCTGCCCAGAGTTTGGCCATGCTCCAGCAGACCGGCCAGATCAAGGACTTCAGTGTCCTGCTGCAGCCGGACACGTTCGGCAATCCCCAGACGCAGCCCTCGAACTTTGGCCTCGAGGCCACCAACAATCCGGCGGACCAGAAGATCGACGAACAGAAGCTGGACGAGGTCACCGAGCAGCAGTTCTCGCCCGACGAGCAGTTCCTGCCGCCCAACAACGAGGATCCCTACGAGGATGTCAACGATAGTGTCTCCGTGATGGCTCCCAAAAAGGATGCCGCCGTGGCTGAGGCCAAGCCAGTGG GTCTCTCCATTGCCGGCGAAGGTGGAGTGGCATCCTCCAAACCCAATGCCGTGGCACTTTCCGGCCGGAATGGATTGGCCGTAGCCTCGCCCAAGGCCACCGCCATTGCTGGAGTTTCTCCCGAGGAGGCAGCTGCCTTCAGCATTTCCCTGCCCACTCGAAATCAACTGGTGATCAAGAGTCCCAATTTGGCAGCGGAGAAGGCCAGCGAAGACTATGACTACAACGATATGCCCCTGAACCTGGCTCGCTTCCCTCTGACCCGGGAAACCCCACAGCATATGGTCCCGGTTCGCATCTCCGGAGGCGACTCCCTGGTGGAAAGGTGGCGCACCGCCATCGCCGAGGATTATGCCGCTAGACAGGCGCAGACTAAGGTGGCCACGGCTCACCCTACGCCCTTCATCCGCATGGCCCCCAAAAGGCGTCTCCACTCGGAGTAA
- the LOC119553601 gene encoding uncharacterized protein LOC119553601 isoform X2 — protein sequence MRFLALSTLLLATLALSQAQQSGGLAVDAYWRTTNIEAWPPGAPIAPTAPIEKSGKLIVGSAPAQELTPYGAYQPVLLRAPYYAAYQLPLAYVLQPKPTTDQPTTAEITTTTGRPENLAEDSSSEIEKPEKLQALPTEKTRTRTQAGDLKSDLGLRSAVSKINPDYVIEEIVSVPGKLVISTSGSPRSSKQQLLKKIAPQKLRKQVAPKVEATGKTSTSNSNFPQIPFGNYFLPYRPEQAQAIQGRKQAALILEPHSKAVVGNGGTAISTPISKAYLKRGVPTNVYFNPESVAIAGVGGKAHATADLELDLFT from the exons ATGCGCTTCCTTGCT CTTTCAACACTGCTCCTGGCCACTTTGGCCCTCAGCCAGGCCCAACAATCCGGTGGACTGGCGGTCGA TGCCTACTGGCGCACCACCAACATCGAGGCCTGGCCACCAGGGGCACCCATCGCACCCACCGCACCCATCGAGAAGTCCGGAAAACTGATTGTGGGATCTGCTCCTGCCCAGGAACTCACACCCTATGGAGCCTATCAGCCGGTACTCCTGAGGGCACCCTACTATGCCGCCTATCAACTTCCGTTGGCATATGTCTTGCAACCCAAACCCACCACTGATCAACCCACCACAGCTGAGATCACAACCACCACGGGCAGACCCGAAAACTTAGCCGAGGACAGCTCCAGCGAGATCGAAAAACCAGAAAAGCTCCAGGCTCTTCCCACAGAGAAGACACGAACCCGAACCCAAGCTGGTGATCTGAAGAGCGATCTGGGTCTTCGCTCGGCGGTTAGCAAGATAAACCCCGACTATGTGATCGAGGAGATCGTTTCGGTGCCCGGCAAGCTGGTGATCTCCACCTCGGGGTCACCACGCTCCTCCAAGCAGCAGCTGCTGAAGAAGATTGCCCCGCAGAAGCTGAGAAAACAGGTTGCCCCCAAAGTGGAGGCCACCGGAAAGACcagcaccagcaacagcaacttcCCCCAGATCCCCTTCGGCAACTACTTCCTGCCCTACAGGCCGGAGCAGGCTCAGGCGATCCAGGGACGCAAGCAGGCGGCCCTCATCCTGGAACCCCATTCCAAGGCGGTGGTGGGAAATGGTGGCACTGCCATATCCACGCCCATTTCCAAGGCGTATCTGAAGAGGGGTGTGCCCACCAATGTCTACTTCAATCCGGAATCGGTGGCCATTGCGGGTGTGGGCGGCAAGGCACATGCCACTGCGGATCTGGAACTGGATCTGTTCACGTAG
- the LOC119555310 gene encoding ovarian abundant message protein, which produces MFLLAAFCLALTAMGGQARPLEPTAQHIVIVTPQAQVHLEPALRYVHGLSPLARVSSPHHHEETIVYVPAGSAAQVVPVVDAVGSGRAGGAPETKQWENTGEIANQIQQVSQQGVEIVSGQLSEAAASAASAGAGFFPSLFPPSGSKKEEQQLLQGLKSDKIELIETPANTQPLIATEARHFYSIPQVYHTPVVDVVHGPLYTWPISAIRARSIQQEPEAELTAAEPALKQTLKAEPEPQALLKEQPLLKEQPLLKEQSLLKEQPQPLLKEQPLEKLAPEQKPIIPDASEQKAEFAGRLLESNAIKQELKGGEIAKEQLKEDSAKIQQQEELIKTIQAEPLIKTIQPEPLTKTLPAEAIQAIEQQQPKQQEIQQIIPAQKAEIIADAIVPQA; this is translated from the exons ATGTTCCTTCTCGCGGCCTTTTGCCTGGCCCTGACGGCGATGGGCGGTCAGGCCAGGCCCCTGGAGCCCACGGCCCAGCACATCGTGATCGTGACCCCGCAGGCGCAGGTTCACCTGGAGCCAGCCCTCCGCTATGTCCACGGACTGTCGCCCCTGGCCCGCGTGTCCTCGCCCCACCACCATGAGGAGACCATCGTTTATGTCCCGGCCGGAAGTGCTGCCCAGGTGGTGCCGGTGGTGGATGCCGTGGGATCTGGCCGTGCTGGCGGTGCGCCGGAGACCAAGCAGTGGGAGAACACGGGCGAGATTGCCAACCAGATCCAGCAGGTTTCCCAGCAGGGAGTCGAGATCGTGAGCGGCCAGTTGAGCGAGGCGGCGGCATCGGCAGCCTCCGCCGGAGCGGGCTTCTTCCCCTCCCTGTTCCCGCCCAGCGGTTCCAAGAAGGAGGAGCAGCAACTGCTGCAGGGTCTGAAAAGCGATAAGATTGAGCTGATCGAAACGCCCGCCAATACGCAGCCATTGATTGCCACCGAGGCCAGACACTTCTACAGCATTCCCCAGGTCTATCACACCCCCGTGGTGGATGTGGTCCATGGACCCCTCTACACCTGGCCCATTTCCGCCATCCGAGCACGCAGCATCCAGCAGGAACCGGAAGCAGAGTTGACAGCCGCCGAGCCTGCTCTGAAGCAGACCTTGAAGGCAGAGCCGGAACCACAGGCCTTGTTGAAGGAACAGCCCCTGCTGAAGGAACAGCCCCTGCTGAAGGAGCAGTCACTGCTGAAGGAGCAGCCACAGCCACTGCTCAAGGAACAGCCCCTGGAGAAGTTGGCTCCGGAGCAGAAGCCCATCATTCCCGATGCCAGCGAGCAGAAGGCTGAGTTTGCAGGTCGCCTCCTGGAGAGCAATGCCATCAAGCAGGAACTGAAGGGTGGCGAGATCGCCAAGGAGCAACTCAAAGAGGATT CAGCCAAGATTCAGCAGCAGGAGGAGCTGATCAAGACCATTCAGGCCGAGCCGCTGATCAAGACCATCCAGCCTGAGCCCCTGACCAAGACCCTGCCCGCTGAGGCCATCCAGGCCatcgagcagcagcagccgaaGCAGCAGGAGATCCAGCAGATCATTCCGGCGCAGAAGGCCGAGATCATTGCCGATGCCATTGTGCCGCAGGCTTAG
- the LOC119554665 gene encoding uncharacterized protein LOC119554665: MQTIYMTMGLGLISTALQAAILPLTLIKDGVESNQALPMDTEKFGYLEFKPNGSLILRRAPNQSGSNLQNLLMLRGILQALKLNPSKIAETNGETRFEFKIYGDGVEHKFPPILENIIQRIQTYFSIYRYTDTSKPLQRIEPTTSEPTEDSTDVTTLRTEDQEELIVVGEQDAYITVGDDTD; encoded by the coding sequence ATGCAGACGATCTATATGACGATGGGACTGGGGCTGATCTCCACTGCCCTTCAGGCGGCCATTCTCCCACTGACCCTGATCAAAGACGGCGTTGAATCGAATCAGGCCCTGCCCATGGATACGGAGAAATTCGGTTACCTGGAGTTCAAGCCCAATGGATCCCTCATTCTCAGGAGGGCTCCCAACCAGAGTGGCAGCAACCTGCAGAATCTTCTAATGCTACGAGGAATTCTTCAGGCCCTCAAGCTCAATCCCTCAAAGATTGCCGAAACTAATGGCGAAACCCGATTCGAATTTAAGATCTACGGAGATGGTGTGGAGCACAAGTTTCCGCCCATATTGGAGAACATCATTCAGCGCATTCAAACGTACTTTTCGATCTACCGCTATACGGATACCAGTAAACCCCTGCAGCGTATTGAACCCACTACCAGCGAACCAACGGAGGATTCTACGGATGTAACTACCCTAAGAACAGAGGACCAAGAAGAACTGATAGTCGTGGGAGAACAGGATGCCTACATTACTGTGGGAGATGACACGGATTAG
- the LOC119554148 gene encoding four and a half LIM domains protein 2 isoform X8, with protein sequence MTDVDVLSSRMKSRLHLQTKTIGAERIKKAKDNNEDIAVLSMFLPNASAVEENRNFYCQLGDYCRLGDPRASKAGTKKMEYKTRQWHENCFCCCVCKTAIGTKSFIPREQEIYCAGCYEEKFATRCIKCNKVITSGGVTYKNEPWHRECFTCTHCNITLAGQRFTSRDEKPYCAECFGELFAKRCTACVKPITGIGGTRFISFEDRHWHHDCFVCASCKASLVGRGFITDGPDILCPDCAKQKLM encoded by the exons ATGACCGATGTGGATGTGCTCAGTTCGAGGATGAAGTCGCGGCTTCATCTGCAGACCAAAACCATTGGAGCCGAGCGAATCAAGAAGGCCAAGGATAACAATGAGGACATTGCCGTGCTCAGCATGTTCCTACCAAACGCCTCCGCCGTGGAGGAGAACCGGAACTTCTATTGCCAACTGGGCGATTATTGTCGCCTCGGCGATCCGCGTGCCAGCAAAGCAG GTACCAAGAAGATGGAGTACAAAACCCGGCAGTGGCACGAGAactgcttctgctgctgcgTCTGCAAGACGGCCATCGGGACCAAGTCCTTCATCCCGCGGGAGCAGGAGATCTACTGCGCCGGCTGCTACGAGGAGAAGTTCGCCACGCGCTGCATTAAGTGCAATAAG GTCATCACCTCGGGAGGTGTTACCTACAAGAACGAGCCGTGGCATCGCGAGTGCTTCACGTGCACCCACTGCAACATCACGCTAGCTGGCCAGCGGTTCACCAGCCGCGATGAGAAGCCCTACTGTGCCGAGTGCTTTGGCGAGCTGTTTGCCAAACGTTGCACGGCCTGTGTGAAGCCCATAACAG GAATTGGCGGCACACGCTTCATCTCGTTTGAGGATCGCCACTGGCACCACGACTGCTTCGTGTGTGCCAGCTGCAAGGCCAGTCTGGTGGGTCGTGGCTTCATCACCGACGGACCCGACATTCTGTGCCCCGATTGTGCCAAGCAGAAGCTGATGTAA